ACATGTGGAAACCTGTGCACAGGCAAGGCCTCGCTGATAATGACCTGCTACAACCTTCGCTATCTACATCCAGATTGTCGTCTCCATTAACCTGATGAATACGTGATAAGACGACTCTTTAAGAATAACTACTGTGAGGTAGCAATATCAGggacataagaaattaaattatgtgAAGAAGAATGAAACAACTCACATTAGTACAGTTGGCCTTTTGTCTTTTTGCCAAAAAGCCTGCCGAAGAAGACTGCTGGGGAAAAGAAGTCTGTCCCTGGCAGCAGAAGATTCAATAGCAACAATGCAGTGTGACGCAAAGGGTGGCAATAATGCAAACTCGTGTCTGATTCTTGCTGAGACCATCCTCAAGGATTCAAACAAGAAACATCACTGTACAATTGTTCTGATTTATCTGGAAAGCCATTTGAATGCTCTTCACGGCTCAATACACCGTTCGTATTGCTATGACAAACACAAGTTTCCCGCTTTCCACTGCAGCTGGTGTCAAGGGTGATCTCCTTTTTGGGATTATAACAAGAACAAGTTTGATCATATGCTTTAGCGATTACCTGTTTATAACTGCAGCATTGACCTCAACAGTTATGACACAAGCACCGAGCAAAGACTCAGTGGTGTGCTGATAATGAGTTCTTAGTCTCCTTCCCTATCACTCAACCTAATGAACACTTGGCAGTCAACAATACAAGTGATACACCAGATGAGGACTCAAATGTAGGTCAGCTAGACGAAATTGAAACATAAAAACCTGTTCAAATGTTCCGACGACATTGTTTTTCATTTAATATCAAGAAAAAGTAGAGACATCCCCTGCAACCCCAGACTTAAGTTTCAGTGTAAGATTGAACCAAAAAACCATTCAGGAAAACCTGCTTATATGTCCAATCCAAAGCCAGAAGGGGTATCTGGAAATGAATACTCTTCTAAAAACTCCTAAAAGGACACTTAAAAAGtcaataagaaaaagaaaaactacacGAGGTGGCATTCTGTGTGCGTTGGGGGAGTGGGGGAGAGAGGGGGTGCCTCTGCCTGGGAGAATTTAAAACAAGTTTCAATTAATGTTAAATCCTATATCGAAAATTTAAGGCCTTGCATTGCACAAAATGAACTCCTTGGACCCTCCACCCATTGCTGTTTAGTTTTAGGTTGGATTGCTTAACTTTCACAAGATATGATATCAGGTAATCCATCCACGTGCTAAGACCAGTTTGGTCACACATGTTTTACATCACCCAATCCACGTGTTTTGCTTAGGGAAACCACTTGGGAACGGATGCGTCGGTAATAGGCCtagcaaacgggtcgtgtctgtcgtgttcgtatAACACATATTATCTTAATGGGTGCTTAACAGGTCGGGACCCGACCTGTTAtgaaaaaatatttgttttcttaaatttgcacataccacacattgccacataaatattacttcaaaatattaaaacacatttgtcgtttaagtactacatctacactcgaaaataagagcctaataaaaaaatatccatacactactagtctattacaaaatattaaatgtgcaaggttatgcaaaatgaaatagtttttattttcaaggttgtgacgtctttctcaaaagtttaaaccttgccaatggaattcaaagcttgcatgttattccttttacaaaatcctcaattttcatcgatcattatgaggaaattgtattggaactttggcttgatctattgccttcaacagttatgttgatgatgttttcagtaaggttttccacgtcaaaactctcttccgcataaactaagtatagaaaaaccaaacattaaaaaccaTATCCATATCCATATCCATTCAAATTCACatatccatttcaatttcaattttacaTATCCAATTCAATTTCACCTATCTATATCCATTTCAAATTCACATatccaattcaatttcaaaatccaatTCACATATCTACAAATCACAATCCAATTCAAATTTACTTTCAAATTcacaattcaattaaaaataccTTGCACTTGGAGTTTGCAGCCTTGCTTGCTTTGCTTGTTCCAAATCTCCAAACCTGGAAAACAAATATAGACCCCACTTATTAATTTCAAGTAAATAGCCCCCAAATGAAACATAGATACAAATAAACTCGCGACgttcacaataaaaaaaaggacCTTCCTACCAATTGTCAATATTTGGGACAAATAATTCCATACAAATAATTAAGACATTGCATCTACTACagcaaaacaaaaataggtGGGGCGTCACTACTCTGTCATTACCTGCCTCACAGGCCACCTGAATTCTAACCTCCCCAATCCCCTGATAACATATccccaaaaatacaaaattcataCCTTTAGCATGTGCTTGCTTGTGCGTGGTTCTCTTGTGGCTGCCGGAGTCGAGTTGAAGGAAGTGAACGGAGGAGGATGCGAGAGAGATGCGGATTAAGTAGACGGCGCATGAGTAAGTCTGGAATAGAGAGATTAGAGTGAATGAAAGAGAAGAGAAGGATAGCCTCCGACCTAATGCACAATGGACgactgagattaaatctcagccgATCTAATGgtcaccaaaattttaaatttaattatatatataattattatagtttttaggggtataaaattgttaaattaatatatatatatatatatatataattattatagtacttttttaggggtataaaattataaaattaatattttgcttatcgtgtatcgtgttatcCACATATATACCCAaacaacccgttatcttaacatgtGCTTATCGGGTTTATCCGATAACGATCCGATTTGTAATCGTGTCGACCCTTCATTTTGTGTTGTGTCGTGTCGGATTATTGGGTCGTGTCAGGAATTACCAGACTTAGTCGGTCAACATTTTGTTGTAAAGCGTTACATCAACTTTTACAAGTTTAGTATGAAAACATAGCGTAGAATAAACTAAGAATCAAGATTATGATCAACTCCTTTAAGGTCATTTATCTTTTATCATTATTCTTAAATGGAAAAGTAAATATCTCCTCAATTGTATGCTATTATTGTCCTCAAACTGATTCTGATCCATGCATGTCGAACAGCAGTAGCACTAAGACTACAACAGGGTACTGGCtgaaaaataagtaaataacaAGACTGCAAGAGAGAACAACAATAAATTCATCCTAACCCTTCCATTTCATTTAGGAATTTTTAAAATAGTAGCgtcattttgaatatttaaaagcATATCAGAAAAGCATGACATAAATACTACTGAAAGCACATTGCTGATATGAGATCGAGCAAATataattgtgtgtgtgtgagagagagagagagagagagagagagagagagagagtaatacTTTACCGAATTATCACCAGACTTTGCCAACTGAATAGCATACTTCATGAAGCTGAAGACCGAATGTGAGTCCTCTTCACTGAATCCAGTAATGCCTTCGATATTACTGTATTTAAAAGGTAAAGGACAAACAAAAAAACGAGTCAGGACAATATTAAACAAATATGATTTGGCATTTGTGTGCTGGGAATGCAGAACGAGGAGCCCCCAGCAGAAAAAGGAAGTAACAAACCCACACTGCAGAGGTGCAGATAAAAAAGAACTTTTATCTAACTATCCCATATAATGCCTTATACTTGTGCCATAGCTTGCACTGTTCTTCCCACTCTTCTTTTGATGATGCTGCATACTTGCAGACCTAAATTTAGTGGATTTAGATGTTCGCCATATTCTTGTTCAACGATAAATTTGGAGACTACCAGAAGAATAGTAGTTTTCAGATACTATTATTAATAATAAACACTCAAGCAAATCAGATTCAATGTCCAAAATGGGATAGTAAGTTCATgcggatgggatccaaatcatTGTATATACAAGACAAGGTCTACGAGGAATTGCACAAAAGTGAAGtattaagtaaaaaaaatgcTAAGACCAGATTGGAATTCAGTAAAACGCAATTAgcataacaacaacaacaacaacaacaacaaatcctCATCCCACAAAGTGGAACTCAGTAAAGTGGAATTAGAATGATGCCATTCAATTCTAAGATTATACCGAAGAATAATAATGgtcctaattaatatcttacaaATCCACGGATTTGTCTCTTATGACTACCTTAGGGGAACACTTTGATCATACATCCCCAAAGCCCACTAACTGCTTATCCATGGCTTAACAGCAACTAAAGCCATACAACTACCAGTCCATCATCAAGAACGAGCAAATTCTTTCTAAGCATcttgagaaagaaaagaaaagttctCAAGTAATCAAGTAGCCATACCTAATGTAAATTAACAGGAGGCCTAACTTCCATAAAGAAAACATaagcaagtaaacaaattaataGATGATTTATAAGTCATATAGTTTGACAACGAGCTAATTAACTTGTAATGTAAATTTATTGATTGtgcaatatttttaaaattgaaacaTTGAAGTTTACATTCTgaaataaaacaacaacaacaataacaaaaccttatcccactaagtggggtcatTATAATGTCTAAAATATTACACTAGATAATAAGAATGGACGATACAGTAGATAATCAAACTTAAAGAGCTAATTAATTAGTCGTTATAATGTATTGGATcatgaaagaataaaaaaatattacactTAGATAATAAGAATGGACGATACATTTGTTCAGATTATTTGTTAATTGTGCTTTTATtactttgagaaaaaaaaaagtagtaattaaacatgattgaaagagaaaaaggaagacACACTTTTGTGATAAAGGGACTCAAACTGGTAGGAATTCATCAGCTCCCGTACATCATTTTGAATGCTGTCCAACTGATTACCATTCTGAGAAGCAAGACATAAGATCACAAACGACTGAATTTCTCCTGTAAAGTAAACTAATAGTCAACGGTGTATTTGATACACCCCAAAGATAAGATAGTAAGAACAATGTGGTCACCATGACCCCCCATATCAGGGCAATATCAAGTAGGAGTTGGAAATGTGCACAATTATTAGACAGATTTTTGTAGATATGGTAGGATAACAAGAGATTCATACCCCATTTGGTCAAGCTGATGATTATTGTGTTCTGATAGACACGTTTGCAAGGATATTAAAGGTAACGTAGGACATAACGCCCCAATCCACCATAGAGAGGAGTAGTTTTGTTTGACTAAGTGCTTTGAGCCTTGTGGTTAGGCAATCTTCTACGGCCCTTCCCTCAGTAAATAATCTTTTGTCTGACCAATGAAATGCAATGAAGAAAATCTTGTTCATTGGTTAAGAATATGAACATCTCCGATTTGCTACCGATGAACCCTTTTTAATCGAGTCCAGGTCACACTCAAACATAACATTTTAATAACTAACTAGCATAAATTTAAGATTTatcatttttattcaaaatcaTTAGAAAAGTTGCAGTGAATAAAATGAATACTTAATGAATCACAGAATAAACCGCATATGGTATAGACCGAAAAACACAATTCGCAGTAAAAAGATGTTCAATGCATCAACTATACTGAAttggtttcttgtttttgttgtttgtaaaaattgaattggAAAGGAATTAATTCTCATAAAagggggtttagggtttaagagataaaagagagagagagagagagagagagagagagagagacctccTTGAACAAATTTCTTGTGCACCCTGCTTGAGGTGTCGGAGATTTTCCTGCGGCGCCATTTGGTTCAAACAATAGTAAgaaagaatgtgaagaattgggACATAGCCTGCCGGCAGTAAAGGAAACCAAGCTTACCAAACGAGAGTGTTGGCAAAGTTAGGGTGTATGATTGAAGCAATGGCATCCACCGTAGGCTGTTGGTCAGGAGGGATTGGGATTGGTGGGTTATCCGACGGGTCACTCAAACTAAAATCGTTGAAACATATTAGcagttttgttgttttctttcgATTGCTtaatgcattgagagctcaatTGACTCACAAGAATTCACtccatcactttcttgcttcctGTTGTTGGATATATAACAACAATTGGTGGCACTTGAACTATCAAAATTCAACAAGTACATAATATCATATAATTAGATACCAACCGAATCTATTAACTCACTTTAAACCCCCTACTTTTAGCTTTAAagttacatatatatatcatgCTGAAAATAATCACTTAAGCGTTCTAAGCCAAAAGAAAAGCCTACACCAGGTCAAATAAGCTTTTGGCAACACAGCAAAATAcaccatacaccaccataagtCCATAACAGGTCCATCCTAGTAGGAACCCAAATTTGCAAGTCCAAGTTCCTTTAGCTTGTCATAAAGATGAGATTCGAGAGGCGGACTTCATCTATCCCACTCCTCCAAAAGCTGTGGAACCGCCTTTGATTCTTgccctcctccaccaccaccacctgctGGCATCTTGTTCGTCAATCTATCCCAACCCATGATGTGGGGCAATGCAAACTGCATGAGAAATATTCATTTTCTTACAAGCATtacaattttattgaaatattaAAGTGCATATCAATCATTGTTTTTCCAGTTATAGAAAACTTCAAATTTATAGTCATGTCATACACTGCAAGCAGTCTTCATAACAGCAAATTCAGCAGTCGTGACAGGAACTGAGAAACTCTCTCTGGTCTTTAGCAGGTTGTTGACAACAGCTGCCAATGAAAACGGGAGGAAAATGTCAACTCAGATAGCATCAATCCCCACATCAGCaaatgactcaaaaacttaattttatattaagtTTCAGTAACCAAAAAGCACACGTATGTGATAATCAATACATCAAAACTTCCAAGTCACTTGGTCAGATTTTAAGTCGATGCCTGGATATATCGCAACTTCAAATATTATTCTTATTATATATAAAGCACGTACAAAGTAACAAATACGAGAAGATAATCCACTTATTAGGGACTTCACATTCATTAAGTACACAAGAGAATATGAGAAGATATAACACGCTTACTTAAGGAAACAAAGTAGCCACTGCCATCCGCATGAGGCTTAATCGATAAGCTCTTCCTCACTTGACCAGCATTACTGTAGCACGGATTGCTCATTAAAGTCTAACTATctatttccaaaaataataacaattttaggaaaaaaagaaaggataaaAAAGTGACGCTTTCATATTAAAGCACCATGATCGATATTATGCCATCTGAAAATTGGTTTgaactttgatcaaaatccAGTTCTTTCCATGACgtatgaaaaaagaaataaacccTTGTTACATATGTTTCCACAATAGTGGGAGGAAAATCAACCTTGATTTCATTGAGGGATCATGAAATAGTTCACAAGAATCATTGGGACCCAAGCTTATCAGAGCGCCGACCTCTGTAGCTGATAAAGCAAACATCTGGAAGCAAATGTCATTGAAAT
This genomic stretch from Pyrus communis chromosome 2, drPyrComm1.1, whole genome shotgun sequence harbors:
- the LOC137724295 gene encoding single-stranded DNA-binding protein WHY2, mitochondrial, with amino-acid sequence MLKVLRVLSSSTAKFRSHICTRDALSMYAFTHITRFSTATQKFSVKGPSSHQVYASFDIFKGKAALSLTPVLPTFTKLESGSLVVDRRGSVMLKFTPAIGERKYDWEKRQMFALSATEVGALISLGPNDSCELFHDPSMKSSNAGQVRKSLSIKPHADGSGYFVSLTVVNNLLKTRESFSVPVTTAEFAVMKTACSFALPHIMGWDRLTNKMPAGGGGGGGQESKAVPQLLEEWDR